Proteins from a single region of Mustela erminea isolate mMusErm1 chromosome X, mMusErm1.Pri, whole genome shotgun sequence:
- the RIPPLY1 gene encoding protein ripply1: MQEVLRNESPYGLPGLNPLRMDPPVPAAAAPVPAPVLALAPVQHPRALPDLLSPSVLVSSGQQVGGKERGACLWRPWLSSTSDSSSQVWRLIDSATGGPTGAEVTKTDSKFHHPVRLFWPKSRSFDYLYSDGEILLQNFPVQATINLYEDSDSEEEEEEEERDKEEETEERGPEECVRVPRSAPHTATVHLPSLLLTCPN; encoded by the exons ATGCAGGAGGTTCTGAGAAATGAGAGCCCCTACGGCCTGCCTGGCCTCAACCCCCTAAGGATGGACCCTCCTGTTCCCGCTGCTGCTGCCCCTGTCCCAGCCCCAGTCCTAGCTCTAGCCCCTGTGCAGCACCCCCGGGCACTCCCTGACCTATTAAGTCCATCGGTCCTTGTTTCCTCTGGACAGCAAGTAGGTGGCAAAGAAAG AGGAGCTTGTCTCTGGAGGCCCTGGCTGTCCTCTACAAGTGACTCTTCGAGCCAGGTTTGGAGACTGATAGATTCG GCTACTGGTGGTCCAACAGGTGCAGAAGTCACGAAGACTGACTCCAAGTTCCATCATCCCGTCAG ACTCTTCTGGCCTAAATCCCGCTCCTTTGACTACCTGTACAGTGATGGGGAGATTTTACTGCAGAACTTCCCTGTCCAGGCAACCATCAACCTATATGAGGATTCAGACAgcgaagaggaggaggaggaagaagaaagggacaaggaagaggagacagaggaaaggggGCCAGAAGAGTGTGTGAGGGTACCAAGGTCAGCACCACACACGGCCACAGTtcatcttccttcccttctcttgacATGCCCAAACTGA